One genomic segment of Mangifera indica cultivar Alphonso chromosome 6, CATAS_Mindica_2.1, whole genome shotgun sequence includes these proteins:
- the LOC123219447 gene encoding phospholipase A1-IIgamma-like, producing the protein MGDITKNWKQLSGENDWEGLLDPLHINLRQYIIHYGERVQAVYDSFNHDKSSPLYGFPLYAPKDLFSNVGLEKGNPFKYTITNYLYAMTDIDSSIDWIVKDQSSWIGYIAVATDEGKAALGRRDILISWRGTLLSGEWLKDVNWPLTSASNLFGDTPHNPHPHVHQGFHSLYTSSNPKSQYSKFSARDQVLRAVRKLVDKYKDEEISITITGHSLGSALATLNAVDIVSGGYNKPTGADKACMVTAFVFASPKVGDKGFKTAFNKFSNLHLLHIRNIGDIVPKLPFIFYFKVGKQLKFDTTKSTYVKADNAEEIGALHNLENYLHGIAGTMSEGSGKFELIVKRDIALVNKGADLLKSEFGVPPEWWDPMMNKRMVQQNDGSWKLEYYVPECPSG; encoded by the exons ATGGGTGACATAACAAAGAATTGGAAACAACTAAGCGGTGAGAATGACTGGGAAGGTCTATTGGATCCTCTTCACATCAATCTCCGTCAATATATAATTCACTATGGCGAGAGGGTTCAAGCTGTTTACGACTCCTTCAATCACGACAAGTCATCTCCATTGTATGGATTTCCTCTATACGCACCCAAAGATCTCTTCTCCAACGTTGGCCTAGAGAAAGGAAATCCTTTTAAGTATACCATCACCAACTATCTCTACGCAATGACAGATATCGATTCCAGTATTGATTGGATTGTAAAGGACCAATCTTCGTGGATCGGTTACATTGCTGTGGCCACAGATGAAGGAAAGGCTGCTTTAGGAAGGAGAGATATTCTCATTTCCTGGAGAGGAACTCTTTTGAGTGGCGAATGGTTGAAGGATGTCAATTGGCCTCTAACTTCAGCTTCAAACTTATTTGGGGACACTCCTCACAATCCTCACCCTCATGTGCACCAGGGATTTCATTCGCTCTACACATCGTCAAACCCAAAATCACAGTACAGCAAATTCAGTGCTAGAGATCAG GTACTGCGTGCAGTGAGGAAATTGGTAGATAAATACAAAGACGAGGAAATTAGTATAACAATAACAGGTCATAGCTTGGGTTCGGCACTTGCGACATTGAATGCAGTAGACATAGTTTCGGGAGGATATAATAAGCCCACGGGAGCGGATAAAGCATGCATGGTCACAGCTTTTGTGTTTGCAAGCCCCAAGGTGGGAGACAAAGGCTTCAAGACTGCATTCAACAAATTCAGCAATCTTCATCTCTTGCACATTAGAAACATCGGTGACATAGTTCCTAAATTGCCTTTTATTTTCTACTTTAAAGTGGGAAAGCAGCTAAAATTTGACACTACTAAGTCGACGTACGTAAAAGCCGATAATGCTGAGGAAATAGGTGCTTTGCATAATTTAGAGAATTATCTGCATGGAATTGCAGGGACGATGTCAGAAGGGAGTGGTAAATTTGAACTGATTGTTAAACGTGATATTGCACTCGTGAACAAAGGAGCAGATCTTTTGAAGAGTGAATTTGGTGTACCACCTGAATGGTGGGATCCTATGATGAACAAAAGAATGGTTCAACAGAATGATGGCTCCTGGAAGTTGGAGTATTATGTTCCAGAGTGTCCTAGTGGCTAA